The Chryseobacterium indicum genome includes a window with the following:
- a CDS encoding prevent-host-death protein yields MNYKLQLHTPESTANLIFNMITFDAFKINIVERYFGPAKKSCEVLFKVRTLDDKIVERRDGNMRVKIKNEDLETYRQLLSVLKSYEYKNHLINRKNADQDYVHFILRLVIMNYDLN; encoded by the coding sequence ATGAACTACAAGCTTCAACTCCATACACCAGAATCTACGGCGAATCTTATTTTCAATATGATTACTTTTGATGCATTCAAGATTAATATTGTTGAGAGATATTTCGGACCTGCTAAAAAATCATGCGAGGTTTTATTTAAAGTAAGAACGCTGGATGACAAAATCGTAGAAAGAAGAGACGGAAACATGAGAGTAAAGATCAAAAATGAAGATCTTGAGACTTACAGACAACTGCTTTCTGTTCTGAAATCGTATGAATATAAAAATCATCTGATCAACAGAAAAAACGCAGATCAGGATTATGTGCATTTTATTCTGAGACTGGTGATCATGAATTATGATCTGAACTAG